The window ACTCCAGGCGCACCGTCTGGCCGGCGTAGGCGGACAGGTTGATGGTGTCTTGCACCCACTGGTTCCGGGTGTCGCGGTTGCTGTGCGTGGCCACCGTGGCCAGGAGCGTGCCGTTCTGGCTGTAGAGGCGGACCCGCAGGTAGTCGTAGGCGATGGCGCTGCCCTCCTGGGACGACATGTACCACCAGAAGGTCAGGGTGCCGTTCTGCGGAACGGTCACCACCTGGCTGATGGCGTCGGTGCCGTTGTTGTAACCGCCCAGCCAGGCACTGTAGCTGCCGGTGCGGGGCAGGGTGGTGTCGATCAGCTGGTAGCCGCCCGAGGAGCTCTGGGCCCACGGGGCGGTGCCGTTCTCAAACCCGCCGTTCTGCAGTGCGGGACTGCCCGGGTTGCCGGGGTTGCTGCTGTAGGTGACCGCCCGGTAGGCGTTGATGCGGCCGCACGTCCAGTAGGTGCCGGTGCCGGAGATCATGTCTGCCGTCGAGCAGATGCGCTGCCAGATCTGACTGTTGCTCAGCCCCTGGGAGGCCAGAATGCCGGCCAGGCCGGAGACGAGCGGCGTGGCCATCGAGGTGCCGTTGAGGTTGGCGTAGCCGCCGCCCAGCCACGTGGACATGATGCTTTGGCCAGGGGCCGCCACGTCCACCCAGGAGCCATAGTTAGAGAAAGACGCACGGGCATCAGAGGAGGTGGAGGCGGCGACGGCCATGCAACTGGAATAGTAGGCGGGGTAGGTCGGGCTGCTGCTGTTGTCGTTGCCTGCGGCGCAGGCCAGGAATGCGCCCCGGTTCCATGCGTAGTCGATGGCGTTCCGCAGCGTCGTGGTGCCCGCGGAACTACCGAGGCTCAGGTTGATCACCTGTGCGCCGTGGTCAGCGGCCCAGGTGATGCCGTGGGCCACGTTGGCCAGGCTGCCGTTGCCCGAGCGGTCCAGCACGCGCACCGGCATAATCCTGCAGTGGGGGCAGCCGCCAGCAATGCCGATGCCGTTGTTGGTCAAGCCCGCCGCGATACCCGCCACGTGGGTGCCGTGGCCGTTCTCGTCGTCGGGGTCGTCATCGTTGTCGACGAAGTCCCAGCCGGGGACAAGCTTGGCGGAAAGGTCGGGGTGGTTGCGCTGCACGCCCGTGTCCACGATCGCGATCACCACGTTGGAGCTGCCCCGCGTGTGGTCCCAGGCCGCGGGGAGTTGGATCTTCTGGGGGCCCCACTGCTGCGAGAAGTAGGGGTCGTTGGGCGTCCAGTTCGCGGTGAAGATGTAGTTGGGTTCGACGTAGGTGACGTTAGGGTTCATCTTCAGCGTCCTGATGATCTCCTCGGCAGCCTTGGGGTCGCGCCTGGCGGACAGGGCCGGGAACTCTAGCACCTCCACGTCCAGGGCCGCCACCCGGTCCACCACCTTCGCGCCCAGCTCAGTGGCGATGGCCTCCCGCTGGGCGGCGGCCAGGCCCGGCTTGAACTGGACGAGGAACTGGCCGGGGACCGCCGGAACCGTCAGGTCTGCTCGCACCTGGTCCTTCGGCGAGACCGCCTCGGCATGAGCCAGAGCAGGAGTGCGGGCCGAGGCCGCGAGCACGGTGCACAGGGCCGTAAGCCAGACTGCAACACGCTTCATGCGTCCTCCTCCTTCCCTGATCTGCAGGCGCTCAGGCCTGCCCCGCGGCTGTGCGGTGAGGCCATGGTAAGGCCGGCGGGGAGGAAGGACAAGGGTGGGGCGGCGCTACTCGCCAGGGGCTGAACTGCCGGGCCGGCCGGCGTCCTGGTCGGAGGCCGCACCCGCGCGCGAACGGCTGCACGCGGGGCGTGCAGCCGTTCTCTGGTGTGTAAGGCAGGGCAGCGGGGGCCCTGTTCCTTCCGGCCTACTGCAGGGCGACGTCATCGATGAAGAAGCTGGTCGGCAGCAGCCAGTCGTTGGTGGCGCTGAACTCCAGGCGCACCGTCTGGCCGGCGTAGGCGGACAGGTTGATGGAGTCCTGCACCCACTGGTTCCGGGTGTCCCGGTTGCTGTGGGTCGCCAGCGTGGCCAGCAGGCTGCCGCTCTGGCTGTAGAGACGGACCCTCAGGTAGTCGTAGGCGGTGGAGCTCCCCTCGCTGGAGGTCATGTACCACCAGTAGGTCAGGGTGCCGTTCTGCGGAACGGTCACCACCTGGCTGATGGCGTCGGTGCCGAAGTTGTAGCCGCCCAGCCAGGCGCTGTAGTTGCCGGTGCGGGGCAGGGTGCTGTCGATCAGCTGGTAGCCGCCCGAGGAGCTCTGCGCCCAGGGGGCGGTGCCGTTCTCGAAGCCGCCGTTCTGGATCCGGTTCTCGCCGGGCTCGCCAGGGTCGCCGGGATCTCCGGGATCGCCGGGGTCACCCGGGTCTCCGGGGTCGCCGTTGCACTGGACCGCCCGGTAGGCGTTGATCCTGCCCCCCGTCCAGTAGGTGCCCGTGCCCGGAATGGCATCGGCCGACGCCATGATGCACTCCCAGATCTCCGCGTTGCTCAGGCCCTGGGAGGCCAGAAGGCCCGCCAGGCCGGCGACGTGCGGCGTGGCCATCGAGGTGCCGCTGATGGTGTTGTAGCCGCTGTTGATCCACGTGGAGTAGATGTTGGAGCCGGGCGCAGCCACCTCGA of the Symbiobacterium terraclitae genome contains:
- a CDS encoding S8 family serine peptidase, which codes for MKRVAVWLTALCTVLAASARTPALAHAEAVSPKDQVRADLTVPAVPGQFLVQFKPGLAAAQREAIATELGAKVVDRVAALDVEVLEFPALSARRDPKAAEEIIRTLKMNPNVTYVEPNYIFTANWTPNDPYFSQQWGPQKIQLPAAWDHTRGSSNVVIAIVDTGVQRNHPDLSAKLVPGWDFVDNDDDPDDENGHGTHVAGIAAGLTNNGIGIAGGCPHCRIMPVRVLDRSGNGSLANVAHGITWAADHGAQVINLSLGSSAGTTTLRNAIDYAWNRGAFLACAAGNDNSSSPTYPAYYSSCMAVAASTSSDARASFSNYGSWVDVAAPGQSIMSTWLGGGYANLNGTSMATPLVSGLAGILASQGLSNSQIWQRICSTADMISGTGTYWTCGRINAYRAVTYSSNPGNPGSPALQNGGFENGTAPWAQSSSGGYQLIDTTLPRTGSYSAWLGGYNNGTDAISQVVTVPQNGTLTFWWYMSSQEGSAIAYDYLRVRLYSQNGTLLATVATHSNRDTRNQWVQDTINLSAYAGQTVRLEFSATNDAILPTSFFIDDVSLQ